A section of the Leptotrichia buccalis C-1013-b genome encodes:
- a CDS encoding zinc metalloprotease HtpX, with the protein MYFIDFLKKVFKLKNIGIIVWMVINLYIIISFFPTTKGVTNGSEALVAIIRGVIVYAISVALALSPIGEAIFRSMNGCREIADSSILNRLTPLFNEIYEKAKLKDPNLSQNIKLYMVDQPYPNAFALGRNTVCVTNGLLHLDDAEIKGIFAHEFAHLSNKDTDIALFIYVGNLLASLMFLILRVILFIISFLMISFSESNSTYETYDAYGRRQRKKGGALKGFVLAAGLDMIYVAIIGLYTKLGIILVSHSSRNHEFAADKFAYNLGYGRELRDALVELQGETEKPTGFVANLMATHPKTALRIEKLNMYLSGNFDDDLNKSIDEEPQTSNDKTDTADYNTSKTDYSSASSNDMASFNKEETKYSVDSNDMTSSSQKNNNDRIFYIGLFASSFIQIIPVILTKTAFLLLNVGVIFGDKFQLYDLAISITYKIIYLFTRELYLACDIILILLSILIIIKLNKENRGNELKRINYLSAIVGSCMRIFIRIASYYYIMDLKNLDNLCDVILLISAIANGILIFKRKKNNKKY; encoded by the coding sequence ATGTATTTTATTGATTTTCTTAAAAAAGTATTTAAGTTAAAAAATATTGGGATAATTGTATGGATGGTAATAAACTTATATATAATAATTAGTTTTTTTCCAACAACTAAAGGAGTCACAAATGGTTCTGAGGCATTAGTAGCCATAATTCGAGGAGTTATTGTATATGCGATTTCTGTAGCGTTGGCATTATCTCCAATAGGTGAGGCAATTTTTAGGTCAATGAACGGATGTAGAGAAATTGCTGATTCATCCATTCTTAACCGATTGACACCATTGTTTAATGAAATTTATGAAAAGGCTAAGTTAAAAGATCCGAATTTGTCACAGAACATTAAACTGTACATGGTAGACCAGCCCTATCCAAATGCCTTTGCACTTGGAAGAAATACAGTTTGTGTAACAAACGGACTGTTGCATCTGGATGATGCTGAAATAAAAGGTATTTTTGCTCATGAGTTTGCACATTTGTCAAATAAAGATACAGATATTGCGTTGTTTATATATGTAGGAAATTTACTTGCTTCGTTGATGTTCCTTATTCTTAGAGTCATACTTTTTATAATAAGTTTTCTTATGATAAGTTTTTCTGAATCAAACAGCACATATGAAACGTATGATGCTTATGGAAGACGACAAAGAAAAAAAGGTGGAGCTTTAAAAGGATTTGTCTTGGCAGCAGGTCTTGATATGATTTATGTGGCGATAATTGGACTATATACAAAATTAGGAATAATTTTAGTAAGTCATTCAAGCAGAAATCATGAATTTGCAGCAGATAAATTTGCGTATAATTTGGGGTATGGAAGGGAGTTAAGAGACGCTTTGGTAGAATTGCAGGGAGAAACTGAAAAGCCAACAGGCTTTGTAGCAAACCTTATGGCAACTCATCCTAAAACAGCATTAAGAATTGAAAAATTAAATATGTATTTATCAGGAAATTTTGACGATGATCTGAATAAATCTATAGATGAAGAGCCACAAACATCAAATGACAAAACTGACACAGCTGACTATAATACAAGTAAAACAGATTATTCATCAGCTAGTTCAAACGATATGGCTTCCTTTAACAAAGAAGAGACAAAATATTCAGTTGATTCCAATGACATGACTAGCTCAAGTCAAAAAAATAATAATGATAGAATATTTTATATAGGATTATTTGCTTCAAGTTTTATTCAAATTATTCCAGTGATTTTGACAAAGACTGCTTTTTTGTTACTTAATGTTGGAGTTATATTTGGTGATAAATTCCAGCTATATGACTTAGCTATAAGTATTACTTATAAGATAATATATTTATTTACACGAGAATTATATTTAGCATGTGATATAATTTTAATATTATTATCAATACTAATAATTATAAAATTAAATAAAGAAAACAGGGGAAATGAATTAAAACGAATAAATTATTTATCAGCAATAGTTGGGAGCTGTATGCGTATTTTTATTCGAATAGCAAGTTATTATTATATAATGGATTTAAAGAATTTAGATAATTTGTGTGATGTTATTTTATTAATATCAGCTATCGCAAATGGAATTCTTATCTTTAAAAGAAAGAAGAATAATAAAAAATATTAA
- a CDS encoding S8 family serine peptidase produces MKKLIITLNLISVIVYGASELRYVNSETYTRNKDDYIVYKKNEARKSGINDYIGLFDGTIDLDNVRKLAGIPFPKVWYFPGAENEEFQKVKKDKSSDNHLSSMFRAFIMMVGNDWGSQNYERLYTSSLQGENQAVMPYGIAQSSLAITNNYSGHLTSQAPYYGNVINEMSALPMTGRRMLDEDYTENGNLFIQAMENETPINTVKLQKNTSGTKSGLVNIDNYTAVSSGYGIEAQKLMRAESIHVIQEICGGWGRGWEQGGNYKNSWKNVTTQSSGETTLDFLDKEKKLRNGKLAKMVEHGYAKNECVLSSEKTDIASLPLLSRAHTVVANGQVWNGNRVTNGTSFAAPKIAGLAAKIQEKFPGMSYHQIKQLILTTANRTEDRLSSFIGWGTLNETKALNGPSMLNAGLIEEEKFFTGMYDKVMAKDGTKFFWAEVPQGAKWKWSNDIFPGFEDKPSGYDIFDTALTGERPDGRMASAMSYASVVEGINIARYVPNEKNFYYDEDDMETRAGLRKAGNGILELNANLRYREVTQILQGKFILNGNSDSELRVFKNATLEINGNRNIQSLIADGGKVSLNGNMTINHFGIDSGDISFSGNITINNLYVKNEAEKQKYMSMKNLKIGKVFFRDFEPVNATINNKKVANIKHEYFMNNFSSSPKTSGIYDIDKKEIFAKIRERYKTNADSPNREYIPGYKDGGFTADRDPDTERFNYRYYLGGTMWFMGFSPNLKTTGKDWKMYDYQAVQGKFKKIE; encoded by the coding sequence ATGAAAAAACTAATAATAACGTTAAATTTAATTTCAGTTATTGTCTATGGAGCGAGTGAGTTAAGATATGTTAACAGTGAAACATATACTCGGAATAAAGATGATTATATAGTATATAAAAAGAATGAGGCAAGAAAGTCTGGAATAAATGACTATATTGGACTTTTTGATGGAACAATAGACTTGGATAATGTGAGGAAGCTGGCAGGAATTCCTTTTCCAAAAGTATGGTACTTTCCAGGGGCAGAAAACGAGGAGTTTCAAAAGGTAAAAAAGGATAAAAGCAGTGATAATCATCTTTCATCAATGTTCCGTGCATTCATAATGATGGTAGGAAATGATTGGGGGTCACAAAATTACGAAAGACTTTATACAAGTTCATTGCAGGGGGAAAATCAGGCTGTAATGCCTTATGGGATTGCACAAAGCTCATTGGCGATTACTAACAACTATAGCGGGCATTTGACCTCGCAAGCTCCATATTACGGAAATGTGATAAACGAGATGTCTGCATTGCCAATGACAGGCAGAAGAATGCTTGATGAAGATTATACTGAAAACGGAAACTTGTTTATACAAGCCATGGAAAATGAAACTCCAATAAATACCGTGAAACTACAGAAAAATACATCAGGAACAAAATCAGGTCTTGTGAATATTGATAATTACACGGCAGTATCAAGCGGATATGGAATAGAGGCTCAGAAACTCATGAGGGCTGAAAGCATACATGTTATTCAGGAGATTTGCGGAGGATGGGGTAGAGGATGGGAACAGGGGGGCAACTACAAGAACAGCTGGAAAAATGTTACCACTCAAAGCTCAGGAGAAACTACCTTGGATTTTTTGGACAAAGAAAAAAAATTGAGAAATGGAAAGCTTGCCAAAATGGTGGAACATGGATACGCAAAGAATGAATGTGTGCTTTCATCCGAAAAGACCGATATTGCTTCACTGCCCCTGTTGTCAAGAGCGCATACTGTGGTTGCCAATGGACAGGTATGGAATGGAAATAGGGTAACAAATGGAACTTCCTTTGCAGCTCCAAAGATTGCAGGACTTGCAGCTAAGATACAGGAGAAGTTTCCAGGGATGAGCTATCATCAAATCAAACAGCTGATACTTACGACAGCAAACAGAACAGAAGACAGATTATCGAGTTTCATAGGGTGGGGTACGCTTAATGAAACTAAGGCATTGAATGGTCCTTCTATGCTTAATGCAGGACTTATTGAGGAAGAAAAATTTTTTACAGGGATGTACGATAAAGTAATGGCAAAAGATGGAACTAAATTTTTTTGGGCTGAAGTTCCGCAAGGAGCAAAGTGGAAATGGAGCAACGACATATTTCCGGGATTTGAGGATAAACCTAGTGGATATGATATATTCGACACGGCTCTTACAGGGGAGCGCCCTGATGGAAGAATGGCAAGTGCAATGAGTTATGCTTCTGTTGTTGAAGGGATAAATATTGCAAGATATGTACCTAATGAAAAGAACTTCTACTATGACGAAGATGACATGGAAACAAGAGCAGGATTAAGAAAGGCTGGAAATGGAATATTAGAGCTTAATGCAAATTTGAGATACAGGGAAGTAACTCAGATTCTTCAAGGGAAGTTTATCCTTAATGGAAACTCTGATAGTGAACTAAGAGTATTCAAAAACGCAACACTGGAAATCAATGGAAATAGGAATATCCAAAGTTTAATTGCTGATGGAGGAAAAGTGAGCCTTAATGGAAACATGACAATAAATCATTTTGGAATTGATTCAGGGGATATAAGTTTTTCTGGAAATATCACAATAAATAACCTTTATGTAAAAAATGAGGCAGAAAAACAGAAGTACATGTCAATGAAAAATCTTAAAATAGGTAAAGTGTTTTTTAGGGATTTTGAGCCTGTAAATGCGACAATCAATAATAAGAAGGTCGCAAACATTAAGCATGAATACTTTATGAATAATTTTTCCTCTTCCCCTAAGACTTCAGGGATATATGATATAGACAAGAAAGAAATTTTTGCGAAGATTAGGGAAAGATACAAAACAAATGCAGATTCTCCAAACAGGGAATATATTCCAGGATACAAAGATGGAGGATTTACAGCTGACAGGGATCCTGACACTGAAAGATTTAATTATAGATACTATCTAGGTGGTACAATGTGGTTCATGGGATTTAGTCCAAATCTTAAAACAACAGGTAAGGACTGGAAAATGTATGATTATCAGGCAGTACAAGGAAAATTTAAAAAGATAGAATAA
- a CDS encoding autotransporter outer membrane beta-barrel domain-containing protein, with translation MNKTKKLMLAIFSLIAIVSCGEAGKSGDSGSGTSAATPTAPVTPSPSTNPAATISNLPRFSKTDLSKLANNADIFKYAVAGEKWDPSARNTTRTRYDVGNRQIGFELRGNSSTPLTVVRSTTMNVKAGGAAFSFSIGGAYENYTNFVDTPQQAMRKYLTEYVKNANKLTINMEPNSYLFVFKDASIKLSQANVQNPLSAVPLNSRPTINGTGYKIFKFDNSKLFIDQDVNLDDSNDLYNQIDFTNTNTYVWKDIKVAGTKDNQIGIKSTESFDGGGWTLINSNQGMIELKGNNTVGVYNTRAGFTNYPDAKISVNTNSIGIYSIDNDILGNSAGEIENDGLIKLGEGSTGIYYEKRWIDYNGSVLNDYLGKIESSSNNVIGISANVRNQKKDSSSPIWVVDVIRNYGNINLNGDKSIGIYAGGDANYNAINDERYGNLGVIKIGDSFEKKNPSMGMYSDNKNAVLINKGIIEIGKNSVGMAGSKSTVLNDAGGIIKITKDGGVGMYLGDGAAGTNNGTITTVGSPKNAIGVVVGKNSEFTNNGTIHIDSAGGAGIVIAGGVVKNYGNIEVSGGAVRSRTDNTYTVKVLSNRVKPVDSDLGVYVDTLGRTKPIEGLSNLGLKNADLLIGAEATEKTNATEVTVGNDVLDPFNKSIQSSNIANWNVKTGSLVWEADSEIKNNKVEKVTLKKQSYAKFADSETSTEVANGLDEKYTGTRADSKDKQVFNYLNTLSDRKALARTYREINGNQYINVQQRIAQTDNILDRKLSDLQKENADKSGHHVSTFFNRDKHEARTPELADSNSSAYGISYLFNNADAKQGIYAGTVINNFKFKDSGKSKENVTMFKLGAYKTFDLNNLEWTLSGDGFVSKNDMKRRFVIGNNVYENKANYNAYGFAIKNELGKTFQVGENVTVKPYAGLKLGYGKFSKIKEKDGTLNMEVKGSNYYSVKPSAGVEVGYSAPITENTKFKASLGLDYEHELGKVESKANEAKFANTSTKINLKGAKYERRGNFKSDVKVGFEAGNFNFTVNGGYDTKDKNSHVGVGLGVSF, from the coding sequence ATGAATAAAACAAAAAAATTAATGCTAGCGATATTTTCGTTAATTGCTATTGTAAGTTGTGGAGAAGCAGGTAAAAGCGGTGATTCAGGAAGTGGTACATCAGCAGCAACTCCTACTGCTCCTGTGACACCATCACCCTCAACAAATCCAGCGGCAACAATAAGTAATCTTCCGAGATTTTCAAAAACAGATTTAAGTAAACTTGCTAATAATGCAGATATTTTTAAATATGCTGTTGCTGGAGAAAAATGGGATCCAAGTGCTCGAAATACAACTAGAACTCGTTATGATGTTGGAAATCGTCAAATTGGGTTTGAATTAAGGGGAAATTCTTCAACGCCACTTACTGTAGTTAGGTCAACAACAATGAATGTAAAAGCTGGTGGAGCGGCATTTAGTTTTTCTATAGGAGGAGCTTATGAAAATTATACAAATTTTGTTGATACTCCTCAACAAGCTATGAGAAAATATTTGACTGAATATGTAAAGAATGCTAATAAATTGACAATTAATATGGAACCTAACTCATATTTATTTGTATTTAAAGATGCAAGCATTAAATTATCTCAAGCTAATGTTCAAAATCCTTTATCTGCAGTGCCTTTAAATTCAAGACCTACAATTAATGGAACAGGATATAAAATATTTAAATTTGATAATTCTAAACTTTTTATAGATCAAGATGTAAATTTGGATGATTCTAATGATTTATACAATCAAATAGATTTTACAAATACAAATACTTATGTTTGGAAAGATATTAAAGTTGCTGGAACTAAGGATAATCAAATTGGTATTAAAAGTACAGAGTCATTTGATGGGGGAGGATGGACGCTTATTAATTCGAATCAAGGTATGATTGAATTAAAAGGAAATAATACTGTTGGAGTTTACAATACACGTGCAGGTTTTACTAATTACCCTGACGCGAAGATTTCTGTAAATACAAATTCTATCGGTATTTATTCAATAGATAATGATATTTTAGGAAATTCAGCAGGTGAAATAGAAAATGATGGTCTTATCAAACTGGGAGAAGGTTCTACGGGTATTTATTATGAAAAACGTTGGATTGATTATAATGGCAGTGTTCTTAATGATTATCTTGGAAAGATTGAAAGCAGTTCTAATAATGTTATTGGAATAAGTGCAAATGTTCGTAATCAAAAAAAAGATTCTTCATCTCCTATTTGGGTTGTTGATGTAATTAGAAATTATGGAAATATAAATTTAAATGGAGATAAATCAATTGGAATATATGCTGGTGGAGATGCTAATTATAATGCAATCAATGATGAACGGTATGGTAACTTAGGCGTAATTAAAATAGGCGATTCATTTGAAAAGAAGAATCCGAGCATGGGAATGTACAGCGATAATAAAAATGCGGTTTTAATAAATAAAGGGATTATTGAAATTGGGAAAAACTCTGTTGGTATGGCTGGATCCAAGAGCACTGTACTAAATGATGCTGGAGGAATTATCAAAATTACTAAAGATGGTGGAGTTGGAATGTATCTGGGAGATGGTGCAGCAGGAACTAACAACGGAACTATAACTACTGTTGGCTCTCCAAAAAATGCAATTGGTGTAGTTGTTGGAAAAAATTCAGAATTTACAAATAATGGAACGATTCATATTGATTCTGCTGGTGGTGCTGGAATTGTTATCGCTGGTGGTGTAGTTAAAAATTATGGAAATATTGAAGTTAGTGGCGGAGCTGTGAGAAGCCGTACTGACAATACATATACTGTAAAAGTTTTATCAAATAGAGTAAAGCCAGTAGATAGTGACTTAGGAGTTTATGTAGATACTCTAGGAAGAACAAAACCAATTGAAGGACTTTCTAACTTAGGATTAAAAAATGCTGATTTACTAATTGGTGCTGAAGCAACTGAAAAAACTAATGCAACAGAAGTGACAGTTGGAAATGATGTGCTTGATCCATTTAACAAATCTATTCAATCAAGCAATATTGCGAACTGGAATGTAAAAACAGGTTCTTTAGTTTGGGAAGCTGATTCTGAAATTAAAAATAACAAAGTAGAAAAAGTTACTTTGAAAAAACAATCCTATGCAAAATTTGCAGATAGTGAAACTTCTACAGAAGTAGCTAATGGACTGGATGAGAAATATACTGGAACTAGGGCAGATTCAAAAGATAAGCAAGTATTCAACTACTTAAATACATTGAGCGACAGAAAAGCATTAGCAAGAACTTACCGTGAAATTAACGGAAATCAATATATCAATGTTCAGCAGAGAATTGCACAGACTGATAATATTTTAGACAGAAAGCTTTCTGATTTACAGAAAGAAAATGCTGATAAATCTGGACATCATGTTTCTACTTTCTTTAACAGGGATAAACATGAGGCAAGAACGCCAGAATTAGCAGATTCAAACAGTTCAGCTTACGGAATTTCATACTTATTCAATAATGCTGATGCAAAACAGGGAATTTATGCCGGAACAGTTATTAACAACTTCAAATTTAAAGACAGCGGAAAATCAAAAGAAAATGTAACAATGTTTAAATTAGGTGCTTACAAGACATTTGACTTGAATAATCTTGAGTGGACTTTAAGCGGAGACGGATTTGTTTCTAAAAACGATATGAAGAGAAGATTTGTAATCGGAAATAATGTTTATGAAAACAAGGCTAACTACAATGCTTACGGATTTGCAATTAAGAACGAATTAGGAAAAACTTTCCAAGTTGGAGAAAATGTTACAGTTAAACCTTACGCTGGTCTAAAACTTGGTTATGGTAAATTTTCAAAAATTAAGGAAAAAGATGGAACTTTAAATATGGAAGTTAAAGGAAGCAATTACTATTCTGTAAAACCATCTGCAGGAGTTGAAGTTGGATATTCCGCTCCAATCACAGAAAATACTAAGTTCAAGGCATCTTTAGGACTTGACTATGAACATGAACTAGGAAAAGTTGAAAGCAAGGCAAACGAAGCTAAATTTGCGAACACAAGCACTAAAATCAACTTAAAAGGTGCAAAATACGAAAGACGAGGAAACTTCAAGAGCGACGTAAAAGTAGGATTTGAAGCAGGAAACTTTAATTTCACAGTAAATGGTGGATATGATACGAAGGATAAGAACTCACACGTTGGTGTAGGACTTGGTGTTTCGTTTTAA
- a CDS encoding ROK family protein: MKYYVGIDLGGTNTKIGLVDEKGNIIFTTIVKTDSMEGFSETIQRLSKILITQIEGSNVNFDNVVSVGVGVPGPVLNSRVVKFWANFPWKNGVDLALEFEKNLGKPVKADNDVNVITLGEMWQGAAQGYKNVLGLAVGTGIGGGIIVDGKLVSGEHGAGGEVGHIKIEPNGKLCGCGQKGCWEAYASATGIIREANSRLAVSKQNLLYEMTKGRELEAKDVFDAAKKGDEFSLDIVDYEAEKLAFGIGNLLNILDPEIVVVGGGVALAGDILFDRVKEKLKDVAFPSTLENLKIVAATLGNDAGILGAAYLGMM, from the coding sequence ATGAAATATTATGTAGGAATTGATTTGGGAGGAACTAATACCAAGATTGGGCTTGTGGATGAAAAGGGGAATATTATTTTTACTACCATTGTAAAAACTGATTCAATGGAAGGTTTTTCTGAAACAATTCAAAGATTGTCAAAAATTTTAATTACTCAAATTGAAGGAAGTAATGTTAATTTTGATAATGTTGTGTCAGTTGGAGTTGGAGTACCAGGACCTGTGTTAAATTCCAGAGTTGTTAAGTTCTGGGCGAATTTTCCTTGGAAAAATGGAGTGGATTTGGCATTGGAATTTGAAAAAAATCTTGGTAAGCCAGTAAAAGCGGATAATGATGTTAATGTAATTACACTTGGAGAAATGTGGCAAGGTGCTGCCCAAGGATACAAAAATGTTTTAGGACTTGCTGTTGGAACTGGAATTGGTGGTGGAATTATTGTTGATGGAAAACTTGTCAGCGGAGAACATGGAGCAGGTGGAGAAGTTGGACATATTAAAATTGAGCCGAATGGTAAATTATGCGGATGCGGGCAAAAAGGATGCTGGGAAGCCTATGCTTCTGCTACAGGAATAATCCGTGAAGCAAACAGCCGTCTTGCAGTAAGTAAACAAAATTTACTTTATGAAATGACAAAAGGCAGAGAGCTGGAAGCAAAGGATGTATTTGATGCAGCTAAAAAAGGTGATGAATTTTCGCTTGACATTGTAGATTATGAAGCGGAAAAACTTGCTTTTGGTATTGGAAATCTGCTTAACATACTAGATCCTGAAATTGTAGTAGTTGGTGGGGGAGTTGCACTTGCTGGAGACATTTTATTTGATCGTGTAAAAGAAAAATTAAAGGATGTGGCGTTCCCATCAACTTTAGAAAATTTGAAAATTGTTGCTGCAACTCTTGGAAATGATGCTGGAATTTTAGGAGCTGCATACCTTGGAATGATGTAA
- a CDS encoding PepSY domain-containing protein, which yields MKNKKIKKGCFDYTITLIIFLLSISFSAKAKGNSINFDKPILVAVSIKTTDGQITPNRAKAIALSHAGVSESSANFKKIKLDNKNGKSVYEIEFIANNSRYEFDINASNGSIIKFNKR from the coding sequence ATGAAAAATAAAAAAATAAAAAAAGGATGTTTTGATTATACAATTACTTTGATAATATTTCTTCTTTCTATTAGCTTTTCAGCAAAAGCAAAAGGAAATAGCATCAATTTTGACAAACCAATATTAGTGGCTGTTAGCATTAAGACTACCGATGGACAAATAACGCCAAATAGAGCAAAAGCAATTGCATTATCACATGCTGGAGTTTCAGAATCGTCTGCCAATTTTAAAAAAATAAAACTTGACAACAAAAATGGAAAATCCGTTTATGAAATCGAATTTATTGCAAATAATTCCAGATATGAGTTTGATATTAATGCAAGTAATGGTTCAATTATAAAATTTAACAAAAGATAA
- a CDS encoding PepSY domain-containing protein, with translation MKNRVLKLTLLGMLIISSLSFSTTKQRKRITAIKAKQIALMKVPGATFANVLEFNDSNDGDFYKGQISYRGVAYNFEINVYNGKIISWSEEENK, from the coding sequence ATGAAAAACAGAGTTTTAAAACTAACATTGCTCGGAATGTTAATTATCAGCTCTCTAAGTTTTTCAACTACTAAACAAAGAAAAAGAATAACAGCAATTAAAGCCAAGCAAATAGCTTTAATGAAAGTCCCTGGAGCGACATTTGCAAATGTTCTTGAATTTAATGATTCAAATGACGGCGACTTTTATAAAGGACAGATTAGCTATAGAGGTGTTGCTTATAATTTTGAAATAAATGTTTATAATGGAAAAATAATAAGTTGGAGTGAAGAAGAAAATAAATAG
- a CDS encoding sensor histidine kinase, translating to MKEKIFNNSIKFKISLWYMGTMILLVMSSLSIVFYISENIIHSSVRTYLKEVVNHRLDYLTIKNGEIIIDSNFDTMIQNVEIAIYDKDFKFLYGNSPNGFEMDNKKSKDDKIIIVRSHNQKWYVYNKMINLGNYGKVWIRGVMPNIGQSSAIETVIQISFIILPFFLILSAIGGYTITKNAFAPMEKITEIAEKINEGNDLSKRIHLENGADELRTLANTFDVMFDRLQKSFENEVQFTSDVSHELRTPITVILTQAEYGKEYINSLKEAQNSFKIIEKEGQKMSKLVSQLLTLSRMERGKQKLHLENIDLSELLEMSVETQISCAKSKNIKFITKIAPEVYANIDEMMIMRVFTNLISNAISYGKENGTITVELFSKGNSIIKISDDGIGIAKDQLDKIWLRFYQVDPSKNGDNSGLGLSMVKKIIELHNGKIFVKSELGKGTTFTIIL from the coding sequence ATGAAAGAAAAAATTTTTAATAATTCAATAAAGTTCAAAATCAGCCTGTGGTATATGGGAACTATGATTTTACTTGTAATGTCGTCATTATCCATAGTTTTTTATATAAGTGAAAATATTATTCATTCAAGCGTTCGTACCTATTTAAAAGAAGTCGTCAATCATAGACTTGATTATTTGACAATAAAAAATGGAGAAATTATCATTGACAGCAACTTTGATACAATGATTCAAAATGTTGAAATAGCAATTTACGACAAGGATTTTAAATTTCTTTACGGAAATTCTCCAAACGGATTTGAAATGGATAACAAAAAATCTAAGGATGACAAAATCATCATAGTAAGAAGCCACAACCAGAAATGGTATGTCTACAACAAAATGATTAACCTTGGAAATTATGGAAAAGTTTGGATTAGGGGTGTAATGCCAAATATCGGTCAATCCAGTGCAATTGAAACAGTTATTCAAATATCATTTATCATTCTGCCTTTTTTTCTAATACTTTCAGCTATTGGAGGGTACACTATTACTAAAAATGCCTTTGCTCCAATGGAAAAAATTACTGAGATTGCAGAAAAAATTAACGAAGGAAATGACTTGTCCAAAAGAATTCATCTGGAAAACGGTGCTGATGAACTTCGTACACTCGCCAATACTTTTGACGTAATGTTTGACAGGCTGCAAAAATCCTTTGAAAACGAAGTGCAGTTTACATCCGATGTTTCACACGAGTTAAGAACTCCGATTACAGTTATACTGACACAGGCTGAATACGGAAAAGAGTACATAAATTCTTTAAAAGAAGCCCAAAATTCCTTTAAAATTATAGAAAAGGAAGGGCAGAAAATGTCAAAGCTTGTTTCACAGTTGTTGACTTTATCACGTATGGAGCGTGGAAAACAAAAATTACATCTAGAAAATATTGATTTAAGCGAACTTCTTGAAATGAGCGTAGAAACTCAAATTTCGTGTGCAAAATCTAAAAATATAAAATTTATTACAAAAATTGCTCCAGAAGTTTATGCAAATATTGATGAAATGATGATAATGAGAGTTTTTACCAACTTAATTTCAAATGCAATTTCATACGGAAAAGAAAATGGAACAATAACAGTCGAGCTATTTTCAAAAGGAAACAGCATTATTAAAATTTCTGACGATGGAATAGGAATTGCAAAAGATCAACTGGATAAAATATGGCTTCGTTTCTATCAAGTAGACCCTTCCAAAAATGGAGACAATTCTGGACTTGGGCTTTCAATGGTAAAAAAAATTATAGAATTACATAATGGGAAAATTTTTGTAAAAAGTGAACTTGGAAAAGGAACTACTTTTACAATAATTCTATAA
- a CDS encoding response regulator transcription factor: protein MRILVIEDEENLNDIIVKKLTMEKYGVDSCLNGTDALNYIFSTEYDVIVSDIMLPGLDGFEILKKIRENGIKTPVLLLTARDGIEDRVKGLDYGADDYLVKPFAFDELMARIRVLLRRNPTSNSNASNVFKIANLTVNCNSHDVFRDETFIKLSTREFTILEYMIRNKERVLSREQIEQHIWNYDYEGGTNVIDVYIRYLRRKIDKGFEPKLIHTIRGIGYVLKVE, encoded by the coding sequence ATGAGAATTTTAGTAATCGAAGATGAGGAAAACTTAAATGATATAATTGTAAAAAAATTAACCATGGAAAAATATGGCGTTGACAGCTGTCTTAATGGAACAGATGCCCTTAACTATATTTTTTCAACTGAATATGATGTTATTGTTTCTGATATTATGTTGCCAGGATTGGACGGATTTGAAATTTTGAAAAAAATAAGGGAAAATGGAATAAAAACTCCCGTTTTGCTGCTTACTGCAAGAGATGGGATAGAAGATAGAGTAAAAGGACTAGATTACGGTGCTGATGACTATTTGGTAAAACCATTCGCATTTGACGAGCTTATGGCAAGAATAAGAGTTCTTTTACGTAGAAATCCAACCAGCAACTCCAATGCAAGCAATGTCTTTAAAATTGCAAATCTGACAGTGAACTGCAATTCCCACGATGTTTTTCGGGATGAAACGTTCATCAAGCTGTCAACAAGGGAATTTACAATTTTAGAATATATGATTAGAAATAAGGAGCGTGTCCTTTCCAGAGAACAGATTGAACAGCACATCTGGAATTATGACTATGAAGGCGGGACAAATGTTATTGATGTCTATATTAGGTATTTAAGAAGAAAAATTGATAAAGGATTTGAGCCAAAACTAATTCATACAATTCGTGGAATTGGCTATGTTTTAAAAGTAGAATAA